Proteins encoded by one window of Phenylobacterium soli:
- a CDS encoding RNA polymerase sigma factor, with the protein MSRPKRGGATPPAGGPPPPKDGDSAVKPADAAVRRVLVECHRDMLWFLQRRLRNRQDAEDVLQTFVARALDRSDDLREIRSVRGWLSRILASTLADHQRRTARRGGRETAMDPADLEQLLVEPDEELDSQVCACLYRLLPTLKPAYAEVIWRIDLLDEPRDRVAASLGLTLNTINVRLHRGRQALRRRLEEICLTCPVHGFLDCRCEEAERGRELRDRLRSHSSSA; encoded by the coding sequence ATGAGCCGGCCCAAACGCGGCGGCGCGACGCCCCCGGCGGGCGGCCCGCCCCCGCCCAAGGATGGGGACTCGGCGGTGAAGCCTGCCGACGCCGCGGTGCGCCGCGTGCTCGTCGAGTGTCATCGGGACATGCTCTGGTTCCTGCAGCGGCGGCTCCGCAACCGACAGGACGCCGAGGACGTACTGCAGACCTTCGTCGCCCGCGCCCTCGATCGGTCCGACGACTTGCGGGAGATCCGTTCCGTGCGGGGATGGCTCAGCCGCATCCTCGCCAGCACCCTGGCCGACCACCAGCGCCGGACGGCCCGCCGCGGCGGGCGGGAGACGGCGATGGACCCGGCCGACCTGGAACAACTTCTCGTCGAGCCCGATGAGGAGCTCGACAGCCAGGTCTGCGCCTGCCTTTACCGGCTCCTGCCGACATTGAAGCCCGCCTACGCGGAGGTGATCTGGCGCATCGACCTGCTCGACGAGCCCAGGGACCGCGTCGCCGCGAGCCTGGGACTGACGCTCAACACCATCAACGTGCGGCTGCACCGCGGCCGCCAGGCCCTTCGTCGCCGGCTGGAGGAGATCTGCCTGACCTGCCCGGTGCATGGCTTCCTGGACTGCCGGTGTGAGGAGGCCGAGCGCGGCCGCGAGCTTCGGGACCGGTTGCGATCGCACAGCAGCTCGGCCTGA
- a CDS encoding type II glyceraldehyde-3-phosphate dehydrogenase → MPQADNIRVAVVGYGVIGKRVAAGVALQDDMTLVGVADVATDWRLHAAIRKGVALYGATAEAAEAMDRAGLPVAGGLDALVGAADVVVDCTPKHVGAANAELYRRTGKPFIVQGGEKHAVTGHSFVAESSYAGAVGRPATRVVSCNTTSIVRTLTALKRAGLLRRARGTLLRRATDPWESDHSGIMNTLVPEPEIPSHQGPDAQSVDPALDVVTMAVKVPETIAHLHYWSVQMTRAASKDEVIAAFLASSRIAPIQTSDGLVALNTVKEMMADLGRPHDNLYEVALWTDMLKVQGDELFYAYMVDNQAIVIPETLDAVRALSGRVDAAASIAKTDASLGVGELIRPRPSDRTGAAAQVRGSAAAKS, encoded by the coding sequence ATGCCTCAGGCTGACAACATCCGCGTCGCCGTCGTCGGCTATGGCGTCATCGGCAAGCGCGTGGCCGCCGGCGTCGCCTTGCAGGACGACATGACCCTGGTCGGGGTGGCGGACGTCGCCACCGACTGGCGGCTGCACGCCGCGATCCGAAAGGGCGTCGCCCTTTATGGGGCGACCGCCGAGGCGGCCGAGGCCATGGACCGGGCCGGCCTGCCGGTGGCGGGCGGCCTCGACGCCCTGGTCGGCGCGGCCGACGTCGTCGTCGACTGCACGCCCAAGCATGTCGGCGCCGCCAACGCCGAACTCTATCGGCGGACGGGCAAGCCGTTCATCGTCCAGGGTGGCGAAAAGCATGCGGTGACCGGCCATTCCTTTGTCGCCGAGTCCAGCTACGCGGGCGCCGTGGGGCGGCCGGCGACCCGGGTGGTCTCCTGCAACACCACCTCGATCGTGCGCACCTTGACGGCCCTGAAGCGGGCGGGACTGCTGCGCCGGGCCCGCGGAACCTTGCTCCGCCGCGCGACCGATCCCTGGGAGAGCGATCACAGCGGCATCATGAACACCCTGGTGCCCGAACCGGAGATCCCGAGCCACCAAGGCCCCGATGCGCAGAGCGTCGATCCGGCGCTGGACGTGGTCACCATGGCGGTCAAGGTCCCGGAGACGATCGCCCACCTGCACTACTGGTCGGTGCAGATGACCCGCGCCGCGTCAAAGGACGAGGTGATCGCCGCCTTCCTGGCCTCGTCGCGGATCGCGCCGATCCAGACGAGCGATGGGCTCGTGGCGCTCAACACGGTGAAGGAGATGATGGCCGATCTCGGCCGGCCGCACGACAACCTCTACGAGGTGGCCCTTTGGACCGACATGCTGAAGGTGCAGGGCGATGAGCTGTTCTACGCCTATATGGTCGACAACCAGGCCATCGTCATTCCCGAGACCCTCGACGCCGTCCGGGCCTTGTCGGGGCGCGTCGACGCCGCCGCTTCGATCGCCAAGACCGACGCGAGCCTGGGTGTCGGCGAACTGATCCGGCCAAGGCCGTCGGACCGCACCGGGGCGGCCGCCCAGGTGCGGGGCTCCGCCGCGGCGAAATCTTGA
- a CDS encoding cyclopropane-fatty-acyl-phospholipid synthase family protein, whose amino-acid sequence MTRRPAAHAHLKGTIMMQDVKEALGVVLPSRTAFGLLAALLRRTIHYGSLVVIDPWDERHAFGTGEAPFATVRIADPREPARLLANPSLRVGEAYMDEGLIIEEGTLRDFLLIAVAAGGEVAKDAQAVRDLAAPIRRITRLNSIARARANVAHHYDLSEALYRTFLDEDLQYSCAYFPDGDESLEQAQAKKKRHLAAKLRLRPGARVLDIGSGWGGLALELARRHGVEVDGVTLSQEQLKVAQARAAEEGLQDRVRFHLRDYRQEADSYDRIVSVGMFEHVGAPHFIEFFDTVSRLLAPDGVAVIHAIGRKEPPAAADPWIDKYVFPGGYCPSLSEVFAAVEKSGLWVADVEILRLHYAETLQRWSERFQASRAKAAALYDERFCRMWEYYLAVCEAAFRVGGLMVFQIQLARDIRALPLSRDYMVDDERQPASRASASDVAVADPARPARPRASTEQIHASG is encoded by the coding sequence ATGACCCGGCGCCCAGCCGCCCATGCGCATCTGAAAGGCACGATCATGATGCAGGACGTGAAGGAAGCGCTCGGCGTGGTCCTGCCGAGCCGGACGGCCTTCGGGCTCCTCGCCGCGCTGCTGCGGCGAACCATCCATTATGGATCTCTGGTCGTCATCGATCCCTGGGACGAGCGGCACGCCTTCGGCACGGGCGAGGCCCCTTTCGCCACCGTGCGCATCGCCGACCCGCGCGAGCCGGCGCGGCTCTTGGCCAATCCGAGCCTGCGCGTCGGCGAGGCCTACATGGACGAGGGCCTCATCATCGAAGAGGGCACGCTACGCGACTTCCTCCTGATAGCGGTCGCCGCCGGCGGAGAGGTGGCCAAGGACGCCCAGGCCGTGCGCGACCTCGCCGCACCGATCAGGCGGATCACAAGGCTCAATTCCATCGCCCGGGCGCGAGCCAACGTCGCCCACCACTACGATCTTTCCGAAGCGCTCTACCGGACATTCCTGGACGAGGACCTGCAATACTCCTGCGCCTACTTCCCGGACGGCGACGAGTCGTTGGAGCAGGCTCAGGCCAAGAAGAAGCGCCACCTCGCCGCCAAGCTGCGGCTCCGCCCCGGCGCGCGCGTGCTCGACATCGGCTCGGGCTGGGGCGGGCTGGCCCTTGAGCTCGCCCGGCGCCACGGCGTCGAAGTCGACGGGGTGACCCTTTCGCAGGAACAGCTGAAAGTGGCCCAGGCGCGTGCGGCTGAGGAAGGGCTGCAGGATCGCGTCCGCTTCCATCTGCGGGACTATCGGCAGGAGGCGGACTCCTACGACCGCATCGTCTCCGTCGGCATGTTCGAGCATGTCGGCGCCCCACACTTTATAGAATTCTTCGACACGGTGAGCCGACTGCTTGCGCCCGACGGCGTCGCTGTGATCCACGCCATCGGTCGCAAGGAGCCGCCGGCCGCAGCCGATCCCTGGATCGACAAGTACGTCTTCCCGGGCGGCTACTGCCCCTCGCTGTCGGAAGTCTTCGCCGCGGTCGAAAAGTCCGGGCTCTGGGTCGCCGACGTGGAGATCCTGCGCCTGCACTACGCCGAGACGCTGCAGCGCTGGTCCGAGCGGTTTCAGGCGAGCCGCGCGAAGGCGGCGGCGCTCTACGACGAGCGGTTCTGCCGGATGTGGGAATACTATCTCGCCGTCTGCGAAGCCGCCTTCCGGGTCGGGGGCCTGATGGTGTTCCAGATCCAGCTCGCTCGGGATATCCGAGCGCTGCCCTTAAGCCGGGACTACATGGTCGACGACGAACGCCAGCCGGCATCGCGTGCGTCCGCATCCGATGTCGCGGTCGCTGATCCCGCTCGACCGGCGCGCCCAAGGGCCTCAACGGAACAGATCCATGCCTCAGGCTGA
- a CDS encoding MFS transporter translates to MTPSAAPPFGPRRFVFPALLVAVFTVSAGYGLVLPQIPSLVRGAPGGHIDDVAFHAGGLTGLYMLAVAVFAPLWGRLSDRIGRKPVLLAGLVGFALSMLMFAAARTLAQLYLERMLSGLFAAAVAPVAAAYVADLAPTDQWRAHRLARLNMAAIAGFVLGPIFSAAVAAAGKITSPLAAPLVATGALALGAAALLARISTAPSAPAGATQLGRSASASSAVVLLGLSFAVAFAVGTFEVGLAARSTEANARELAVMFSVCSLVMFGAQAAVFSPLTRAERTSKLLGPGFLLIAIALVLAPRVSGFAPALAVVGLLAASAGATSPVLAYWQSIVSGRRQGSGLGDQTALASLGQALGSATGGVLLGSRLADPFLIAAAVALTAALVGALAAPRLSSAVPSRAPSKASARL, encoded by the coding sequence GTGACGCCCTCGGCCGCACCGCCCTTCGGGCCCCGCCGCTTCGTCTTTCCCGCCCTGCTTGTCGCCGTATTCACGGTCTCGGCCGGCTACGGGCTGGTGCTGCCGCAAATCCCGAGCCTCGTTCGCGGCGCGCCTGGAGGCCACATCGACGACGTCGCGTTCCATGCTGGGGGGCTCACCGGCCTCTACATGTTGGCGGTCGCCGTCTTCGCGCCCTTATGGGGCCGGCTGAGCGACCGGATCGGTCGAAAGCCGGTGCTGCTCGCGGGCCTGGTCGGCTTCGCCCTGAGCATGTTGATGTTCGCCGCCGCGCGAACCCTGGCCCAGCTCTACCTCGAGCGCATGCTGAGCGGCCTGTTCGCCGCCGCCGTCGCCCCCGTCGCCGCCGCCTACGTCGCCGACCTTGCGCCCACCGACCAATGGCGCGCACATCGTCTCGCACGGCTCAACATGGCGGCCATCGCCGGCTTCGTCCTGGGTCCGATATTCAGCGCCGCCGTAGCGGCCGCGGGCAAGATCACGTCGCCGCTGGCGGCGCCCCTCGTCGCCACGGGCGCGCTGGCCCTGGGCGCGGCCGCCCTGCTCGCCCGCATCAGCACCGCGCCCAGCGCCCCGGCCGGCGCCACTCAGCTCGGCCGCTCCGCCAGCGCGAGCTCGGCCGTCGTTCTGCTGGGGCTGAGCTTCGCAGTCGCCTTCGCGGTCGGCACATTCGAAGTGGGCCTCGCGGCGCGTTCGACCGAGGCGAACGCCCGCGAGCTCGCGGTGATGTTCTCAGTCTGCAGCCTGGTTATGTTCGGGGCCCAGGCGGCGGTGTTTTCGCCGCTCACAAGAGCGGAACGGACATCGAAGCTGCTCGGCCCCGGTTTCCTTCTGATCGCGATCGCTCTGGTCCTGGCCCCCCGCGTCAGCGGCTTCGCTCCCGCCTTGGCGGTCGTCGGGCTGCTCGCGGCCAGCGCGGGGGCGACCAGCCCGGTTCTGGCCTACTGGCAGTCGATCGTCTCGGGTCGCCGCCAAGGCTCCGGTCTCGGCGACCAGACGGCGCTCGCAAGCCTGGGCCAGGCCCTGGGCTCGGCGACGGGCGGCGTCCTGCTCGGCTCCAGGCTGGCCGATCCCTTCCTGATCGCCGCGGCGGTGGCCCTGACGGCGGCGCTGGTGGGCGCGCTGGCTGCGCCGCGACTGTCTAGCGCCGTGCCCAGCCGGGCGCCTTCGAAAGCCTCGGCGCGTCTGTAA
- a CDS encoding c-type cytochrome translates to MSREPLSREPFDLRRHLPSTAFVILIVLVVGGFIGAFVFTGAYNIGADAPHTKPVYWAMQTLRDRSIAVRARAIALPRDLNDPGRIGKGAGLYAEMCSGCHLAPGMERTEISQGLYPAAPELSGRLPRAPQQQFWIIKHGVKMTAMPAWGRTHSDDLIWDMVAFVRTLPSLSPAQYQAAVKSAPEDHDTMMRDMPGMAMPEDHSAHAH, encoded by the coding sequence ATGTCCAGAGAGCCGTTGTCCAGAGAGCCGTTTGACCTTCGGCGACATCTGCCGAGCACCGCCTTCGTGATCCTCATTGTCCTGGTGGTCGGTGGGTTCATCGGCGCCTTCGTCTTTACAGGCGCCTACAACATCGGCGCAGACGCGCCGCACACCAAGCCCGTCTATTGGGCGATGCAGACGCTGCGCGACCGATCCATCGCGGTGAGGGCCCGCGCAATCGCCCTTCCGCGAGATTTGAACGACCCGGGTCGTATCGGCAAGGGCGCCGGGCTCTACGCCGAGATGTGCAGCGGCTGCCACCTGGCGCCGGGTATGGAGAGGACGGAGATCAGCCAGGGCCTCTATCCGGCGGCGCCCGAGCTCAGTGGCCGCCTCCCGCGCGCGCCGCAGCAACAGTTTTGGATCATCAAGCACGGTGTGAAGATGACGGCCATGCCGGCCTGGGGCCGCACCCACAGCGACGACCTGATCTGGGACATGGTCGCCTTCGTGCGGACGCTCCCATCCCTCTCCCCCGCCCAATATCAGGCGGCCGTCAAGAGCGCCCCGGAAGACCACGACACGATGATGCGCGACATGCCCGGCATGGCCATGCCCGAAGACCACTCTGCTCACGCCCACTGA